AACTGTCCAGCGTCAGGGTGCCCACCGTGGTGGCGTCCGCCGCCTTGGTGGCCAGCAGCCCCTCGCGCATCAGCGCGGGATCGCCGAACCCCATGCGGGGCTGCACCACCAGGCGCCCCTCGGCGCCCGCCGCGCGCACGAACGCGCCGAAGTCCACGGGCCGCTGCTCGGCCGCCCGGCGGCGGGGGAACGGATGCAGGCCGCTCACAGGGCCACCCGGCCGGCGTCGTCGAGGCTGCGGTCGTGCGGCGGCAGGGCGGCGAGGAAGCCGCGGAACGCGCCGACCGGGTCCTGGCCGTCCTCGAAGACGGCGTCGAAGCCGGCCGCCACCAGCTCGTCCGCCCGGGCGGACGCCTCGGCGTCGTCGGTGCCGAGTTTGCCGCCGATCACGATCGGGGTGGCGGCCAGGGGCGTGAGCGCCCGGAGCCGGCCGATCACCCTGAGGCCGTCCTGGTAGCCGTGCCCGTTGACACTGCTGATGA
This sequence is a window from Streptomyces sp. NBC_00557. Protein-coding genes within it:
- a CDS encoding cobalamin B12-binding domain-containing protein, yielding MSAVRLPEEGREAGPAEPKGTVIVTSVSSDSHTWNLVFLQLLIEECGYTVVNLGPCVPDELLVSECHALEPDMVVISSVNGHGYQDGLRVIGRLRALTPLAATPIVIGGKLGTDDAEASARADELVAAGFDAVFEDGQDPVGAFRGFLAALPPHDRSLDDAGRVAL